The genomic DNA TCGAAACTCGTTTGAAAAAaggctcggctcgaaattgggtAAGTTATAaacgagctggctcggctcggctcggctagGCTAGGTTAgaaaacgagccgagctcgagctaggCCTAGCTCGGCTCGTGAGCCGGCTCGATAAGCTTCACGGTATATACATATAAGTATAGTCACAACTTGTCCCACATCGTGCGATAAGGTTTACAAAAGCTAACCTTCATATCTTTCAATCTTTTGTCTCACATCGCTCAAAAGACAAAAACTAAGAGGGTATTTCCtctaccaatggggtggtggtccattggcgaAGACAAAGTCTTTAAACACTTTGGGAGAGGAGGagatcttgggttcaagtcccatagACAGTATGGAATAAaaaaatttgtcgttcaaaaaaagaGGGTATTTCCTCTATAAAAGAAGGCAAAGACAGTGCACATAATGAACTAattatttatacttgcatatttaatcatttggttaaattacattGCAATTATAACCATTAATCTACAAAGAGTTTCATCTTTGAGGgacttttaatttttaattagtaaattttgcggttctttgttagatcgagccgagccgagctagcttgaattttaatcgagtcgagctcgagcctcaaattcCAGTTCGATTTAAAATTctagctcgagccgagccagctcgaattgagtttgagccgagctcgagctaggTCTGTTtcagctcgactcggctcgtttacaaccttAATGTGAATCAAATGATTTCTATGCCTAGAGCAAAAAAGGCAGATCCACATGTTCCGTGTTCACCATGTTTTTCCATGTGTGTTAGCTTCAAGGTGACAAGCTCTATATAATAAGGAATTATCATTTGACAGTTAAAGGTGAATCCAATTCTATATATGTATCTTTCTTGTATTTTGGTTTGTTCATTTGTATGATATAAAAAATTGTTGATGAAATTGGGATCTTTAAAGTTTAAATCAACAAATGAAATAGAGAACAAGAATGGCGAACGAAGTATGATTATGAGTTCAAAACAATCTGAAACTATTATGTTTCtagaaaaacaaaataaaaaaaaaaaaatcctccAAATTTAATTTGGGTTTAGGCCTCCAAATTTTATTGATCATTAAAATAAAGTACCGTACCTATAGCACATATTCAagacaaagaaaaaaaaatagtttatataTAAGGGTAAAGGTTCcttgtaaaaaaatgtttttttgtgagaaaggtaagaaaaaaatgtttactattaaacatattaattttttAGATTAAATGGTTGAGATtataatggcaaaattgtaaataatgtttactattaaacatattaattttctagattaagggtatatgggtaaatttaacatttttaaattaagaaactaacattaatgcacatgtaactttcccccgtcttttttaaacgtcaataactttttatacgtaactttttaaaaaaaaaattacaccataataacgagcgtttttctatctttaatatgagtaccatattgctatacttatatagagaaaaaaatatgtttcgatcagatgtttagtccatgaatggtgttatattcttgctgaatggtgttatattcttgctgaatggtgttatatacttgcagtgttatatacttgctgaatggtgttatatacttactgaatggtgttatatacttgctgaatggtgtttatagagatcttttaaaaaaatccagTTCCTATAATTAATGTGACGATTATGgaaagtttttaattaattgaattaatgataaaattacttgtttacccttttgaattaatttagatttaggacacatgtcatctccacaatatttctcacctttctcacacttttaaccttttttacaataaccttaccccaTATATAAGCAAGAATTAATTACCatctttaaatatatatatatatatatatatactaggttaatGCCCGCGTAATACGCGGACTTCAACAAAAAccatattatttactttgaaatGAAATGTTGTGTACAAATACATACATTGGaagaaaaaaacataaaactATTCAAATGCCGGAAAAAACTTCCTTGTAGACTACATTTGTTGTTTTACTCGTTACATTCTCATCTTTGTCAAGTATAAGCAACTTCACACTGGCTCTGCTTTTAACTCTTGATAAAGCAACATAAAGCTGACCATGTGAGAAAACTGGATACTTCAAATACAATCCAACCCTTGATAGAGATTGTCCTTGACTTTTATTTATAGTCATTGCAAAACATACATTTAAGGGGAATTGTCGTCGTTGAAACTTGATAGGAATTCTTTTATCCGACGGTGTCAAACTGATTCGTGGAATAAATGTTCTGGTCCCTATGTTTCCGCCGGATATAATCTCAGCCTCTATAACACGTTTATAAAGTTTAGTAATCTGTAGTCTCGTACCGTTGCATAAACCATTTTGTTGATCAATATTACGAAGCAACATTACAGGTACACCAACTTTAAGGACTAATCGATGATTAGGCAGACTAGAAATTTTAAGACCATTCAGAACATCGGGAGAATATAGTCTCGCATGTGCTTCGTTCTTTCCTTTATCAGTTTGCTAAATACTATCAGAACGCAGATACTCCACTTCATCGCCAGGAAACGAAGCAAGCAATCTTTCATTAATTTCTTGAACAACCTCGTTTGTTGGTGCCAATATAGCTCTTTCAGCAAAAAAAATCTTTATCTTTGTACAGTTGAAGAAGTGAAGGATATACAAAGTCGATCAGATCTGACATAGGATCCTCAGAGCACTTGATTAACAAATCTTCAGGAATATCTATAACCACCTGACAATCGTCACTGTCACCAATCTTTCCCTCGCTCAACTCGAGCAACCAATTCGCAAAAGCTTTAATCTCTTCTATATCAGATGTGTTCGCTCCTACGGTTAACCTCATGTTTTTTGGTTAACGTAAGGACCTTGCAACTATTCCAAATATACGACGAAGTTATTGAAGCATTAACGATTTCTCGCCTACTGCCATTTGGTACAACCGGAAGTATCTGTCTAAAGTCACCACCGAACACCATAACTTTACCACCAAAGGTCATCTCACATTTGAAGATATCTTTCATTGTTCGATCAAGTGCTTCAAACGCATGTTTATGATTCATCGGTGCTTCATCCTAAATTATCAATTTCGTTTTCCTTAATAAATCAGCAACGTCATCGGCCGGTTTAATAAAACACATCGAGCTTTCTGTTAAATTCAAAGGTATATGAAACCTTGAATGTGCAGTACGGCCACCAGGTAACAAAAGAGATGCGATACCACTTGATGCAACATTTAGTACAATATCTCCTTTACATCTAATGGATGCAGATAATGTCTTCCACATAAACGTCTTACCAGTTCCTACGTAGCCATAGACGAAGAACACACCACCAGCATTACTATTAACTGCTTCAATTATCTCATCAAACACTAAAcgctgtgtcacaccccaaccaatggcggaaacatcgggatgagacgaagtgtgaagattgctcgagacatcataacgctaataattgtgacaagtatttaaataatccgatttcatttcataagatgaattgtcaacattacaagaaattcaaatacaacaagtttgaCAAAAataacatgataacataacaaaattgatacaacatattaaaccctaacgtctatatgtgtatctaggcatcaacgctacttcttttcttagcatcgtcctcatcaacctgtagcatgtttaaaataattcaatgcaaaagcaaaggcgagtatacaagtttgatacgtacataacaaaaataagtttgaacaattcctcatagcaagcatgtgattcaagataaacattcaaacatggcatgtgtctaacatatcaaaccaagaaaacgcaacttgctcatgacataaccaaagtttcagtagaggcgggtcgttaatcctatagcgctacatatgtcaaggt from Helianthus annuus cultivar XRQ/B chromosome 7, HanXRQr2.0-SUNRISE, whole genome shotgun sequence includes the following:
- the LOC110914657 gene encoding ATP-dependent DNA helicase PIF1-like, whose product is MRLTVGANTSDIEEIKAFANWLLELSEGKIGDSDDCQVVIDIPEDLLIKAILAPTNEVVQEINERLLASFPGDEVDLPNHRLVLKVGVPVMLLRNIDQQNGLCNGTRLQITKLYKRVIEAEIISGGNIGTRTFIPRISLTPSDKRIPIKFQRRQFPLNVCFAMTINKSQGQSLSRVGLYLKYPVFSHGQLYVALSRVKSRASVKLLILDKDENVTSKTTNVVYKEVFSGI